One stretch of Streptomyces hygroscopicus DNA includes these proteins:
- a CDS encoding alanine dehydrogenase, giving the protein MVGCVSIRDWLWRYVPFPPHSRTVIDVKVGIPREVKNNEFRVAITPAGVHELVRGGHEVVVEQSAGLGSSITDEEYTAAGAHILGTADEVWATADLLLKVKEPVAEEYHRMRKGQTLFTYLHLAASRACTDALLESGTTAIAYETVETANRALPLLAPMSEVAGRIAPQVGAYHLMRSAGGRGVLPAGVPGVAAARAVVIGGGVSGWNAAQIAIGMGFHVTLLDKDINKLREADRIFGTRVQTIASNAFELEKAVLEADLVIGAVLIPGAKAPKLVTNELVSRMKPGSVLVDIAIDQGGCFEDSRPTTHAEPTFAVHDSVFYCVANMPGAVPNTSTHALTNATLPYIVELANRGWRDALRRDAALAKGLNTHEGQVVYGPVAEAHDLPAVELGSLIG; this is encoded by the coding sequence ATGGTCGGTTGTGTATCGATCCGTGACTGGCTGTGGCGATATGTTCCCTTCCCCCCCCATTCAAGGACCGTGATCGACGTGAAGGTCGGTATCCCCCGCGAGGTCAAGAACAACGAGTTCCGTGTGGCCATCACCCCCGCCGGTGTGCACGAGCTGGTCCGAGGCGGCCATGAGGTCGTCGTGGAGCAGAGTGCCGGCCTCGGTTCCTCCATCACGGACGAGGAGTACACCGCCGCCGGTGCGCACATCCTCGGCACCGCCGACGAGGTCTGGGCCACCGCCGACCTGCTGCTGAAGGTCAAGGAGCCCGTCGCGGAGGAATACCACCGGATGCGCAAGGGCCAGACGCTCTTCACCTACCTGCATCTGGCCGCCTCCCGGGCCTGCACGGACGCGCTGCTGGAGTCCGGCACCACCGCCATCGCCTACGAGACCGTCGAGACCGCGAACCGCGCCCTGCCGCTGCTCGCGCCGATGTCCGAGGTCGCGGGCCGGATCGCGCCGCAGGTCGGCGCGTACCACCTGATGCGCTCGGCCGGCGGCCGTGGTGTGCTGCCCGCCGGGGTGCCGGGTGTGGCCGCCGCGCGGGCCGTCGTCATCGGCGGTGGCGTCTCCGGGTGGAACGCCGCCCAGATCGCCATCGGCATGGGCTTCCACGTCACCCTGCTCGACAAGGACATCAACAAGCTGCGCGAGGCCGACCGGATCTTCGGCACCCGGGTGCAGACCATCGCCTCCAACGCCTTCGAGCTGGAGAAGGCCGTCCTCGAGGCCGACCTGGTCATCGGCGCGGTGCTCATCCCGGGTGCCAAGGCGCCCAAGCTGGTCACCAACGAGCTGGTGTCCCGGATGAAGCCGGGAAGTGTCCTTGTCGACATCGCGATCGACCAGGGCGGCTGCTTCGAGGACTCCCGTCCCACCACCCACGCCGAGCCGACCTTCGCGGTCCACGACTCGGTCTTCTACTGCGTCGCGAACATGCCCGGCGCGGTGCCGAACACCTCCACCCACGCGCTCACCAACGCGACGCTCCCGTACATCGTGGAGCTGGCCAACCGTGGCTGGCGGGACGCGCTGCGCCGGGACGCCGCGCTGGCCAAGGGGCTCAACACCCATGAGGGACAGGTCGTCTACGGCCCGGTCGCCGAGGCGCATGACCTGCCCGCGGTCGAACTGGGCTCGCTGATCGGCTGA